In Zingiber officinale cultivar Zhangliang chromosome 1A, Zo_v1.1, whole genome shotgun sequence, the DNA window GAGTTGAATTCGGCGAATAAAATTTTGATGTCATCAAACAGTATATTggcaaataaagtttgatatgatcaaatgttaTATTGATTTCCAATCAATAGAAAACAAGAAGAGTGGAAGAGTTCCACATAAActctataaattaaatttatattattacaATAGCGAGCAAATGCGTTTGCCGTGTCAACGATATTGGATCATTGATATAATTACAATGGACTCAAATTATTGGattctagaaaaattctaaaaatctaataTATAAAGATGGAAGAGATATTGGACCTTGAAAGTTCAAGCCCAAGAAAAAATACAATTACAATTAAATTGTATCATGAAAATATTATTGCCCCATGAgaagaaaattaataaaaaaaaaaaaaaaaaaaaaaaaaagaacatggTTGGTTAACGtgacattaaaataaaaggaaattaattttgtttttcctttttctcacCATTCGCACGTTCACCATTTTTCCCACTCATCCATCTCCATCCACGCTTTCCATTTTCTTCACTCACTCCacgtttttatttttccttgctcTTTGAAAATATGGAAGTGACTTCCCTTCTTGATGGATGACAGCAACAtacgaattttttttttctttcttccgtGAGGTGCTATGAATGAGAATTCGGATAGCAGAATCTCTCTTCTACCTTGATAGTTTTCAGCAGGCACTtccaaagaagagaagaaggtagaGATCTTCTTCACTTTTTTCCATCAAAAAGTTGATAAAgttctttaagttttagatttttttcttttttcttctagataaattttaataagatattttcttttaaaaatatatttttatttttttttcttttaaacctTCTCTTTTGAAAAGGTAATTTAggtctctatttaaagagacgttatgTAACGTTGAAAGACAGGTAATTtctcttttaattaatcaatttcgttTGATTATTGGAGGCCGATCTCCTCGAAGCGATCATCCTATCccccttttcatttttctttttcgaTTTTTTCATGTGATAGGCCCCCGGGTTCCTatcaacttggtatcagagcagttcactTCATCTTCGCCCTATAGTATCTCGCAGCAACTTCAACAAGCGCATGATTTTAACCCAACTTCAAGAAAAGAAAATTCACTCTGACATGACGACCGGAGGATCTCATCCTTATGCCATATGGGCTCTGGAATTTGAAGctaagtgtaacgaccacccttcttactactactactctttagaggtggacgctacttaactactaactttacttaaccggtatgatcgaaaccacgaggagtctctaccgaaaaatttcggcagcatctctcctgtaccgatgaccataaaatgagatacatacatagtatacttcagccacaggcggctggaacatatatcaaacaaccatgCAGTTCATATATAACCAAAATAATCAACTCTCGCAAAGCACGATAAAATGATCCATAGAATAGATTCTTGACCATGCAGTTCATAAATAACAATTTGACGAAaacagtcttaataaattcttggcaaatccccagatctctcccatagtcctggcatcacacatcatcgaacacctccttgtcgccttcctttgctatatcctttcctttcctttatctgcagtaagaggaaatgcaacctataagcaaaattgcttagtaagcgttatctaactcacaaaatctcgatatgcatgtacatatatctataacataaactaactgaatgcttactgaaaactactcatgctcatctaatagtaaaagaatcaaataggctgaaatgctaaacatgtaaagctactcatgctcttctaataataaaagaatcataacaaactgaaatgctaaacatgtaaagctactcatgctcttctaataataaaagaatcataacaaactgaaatgctaaacatgtaaagctactcattctcttctaatagtaaaagaatcaaataggctgaaatgataaacatgtaaagctaatcagaatgacatgctagcataaggaaaactaaaacttgctgagTTTTAAACACTtcctgaatcttatttcacttgcttgaaaacttattcttttatttcacttgtttaaaacttatactttaatacttcaaaataataatcaacttctcttgggcacaGGCGTAGTATCAAAGCGCGGTCCCTAATAGacactggggtagcgagccaccagttctacgagggtaaagacctcggtcttaccagggccaagacctcggaattggtcacctggatttgtttaacgacaacctcggaagtcgggtactagcctcttcaaagtaaaatatcttaattacttcttctttaaatgtcttgacattttaacaagaaccttgtgtgccaaaatccctaaaatcttgactttgggatctacttaaggccttggcctttttctttcttttctttatctttcttatacttgttatcttaatattcttataataaaatgccttggcatttctttgagcacttggtgtactactgatcccaattcttaaacttagggatcctattaagaccttggtctctctttcttataactacttataaacctctaaggatttaatagaactcttatttatTTCCACTTACATGCAgatcctagagtttttatagagcaacaggattctttaagcatatatcaacagaataaatcaaaggaaagcagacctaacttctttaagcatgctacaacagatataaatcaaaggaaaacaaacctaacttctttaagcatgctactacagatataaatcaaaggaaaactgaatctgacttctttaagtatgctacaacagaattaaataaaggaaaccaCATTTGAATTCCTTaagaaaatctgcactatattaaATCACATGCTTTAATCTAAaactacaatgcttaacaaaacTAAAACTGGAATACTAATTATATCTAAATCTGTCATACTAACCATATCCTATGACAAACTGGTCTAACAGTATGGTAACAAGGAAATCTACGTCTGAAAAGCCAATCATAAGGACTGTCTCTTTTTTTCATTGCAGCAACCGAACTGCCCCTTTTAGGGTAACAGCAGATAGAACTCAAACCATGAAACCCAAATTTATAAGACTGAAAGGGTTTATCTATAAGCCTAGTTCATACAATTTAATTCCTTCCTCTAAGATTCTCGGCCGTAAGCTTCAAAACCACATCCTTTACAACAAGCTTCAGAATTGTAGAAGAAACAAAGAAAATCGAAACCACCATTAATTTCTCCTGTTCAGTACTACagcagaaaaactaaaagaagcaaAAAATTACTCCCCATACTCATCCTTTTACTGTTCTTCCTTTGAACTCACGgcaaaaatttcaaaactaaaaaaaaaatcttacaacatgcttcgaattcaaggagAAAAGATCCGAAatcactcttaccgcaggtgagaagcgacTTACTtttgtttccttgactcacagccgagatCGACCTTTAGGGCTTCGGAGAATCTCGCAAAAACTTAGCGTCCTCTTGTATCCTCGTGCTCTCCTTGACGACGTGATCtagccttggccggccgccgaagaggaaccctagatcccctgCTACGTTTTCGCCGAGAAGAgctgcgccgtcgggagagaaaaggagaggagaggaattaggtctcgggttattacctaagttctcctcttataactagggtttttttattaaatactataccttaaatatttgtagctgcatatctgatcagcatcGATCGCTggcacacttggtcagctggaTTCCGCCGAAACCTCTGATCGTGGGTTCGATTCCCTCATccgcccctttttatttcaatttggtaTCTTCGGTTTCAATTATAACGTATATATATCTCGTTCCATATTCGTTCACGAAACACTTGCGGAAAtgttggctagctggattcgaTCAAGGTTTGGTTTGGTTAGAGGctgctggttcgaacctcggcttggacatttttttgtcgaaacttctttggtttagtaaaaataccaaacgacctccaaaaattacataaaaatactctaaaaatttataaaaatccttagaatatttctatagtatttttaaatatttttaaattacttttaggactcaaaatgagaaaatttggattgTTACACTAAGCACGAGACAATGATGgataaactcgaaaaaactatggcATCGTTGGTCACAATAGTGCAAAAATTGAAGGATCGTTTAGAAGCAGATTCCAGCTCAAGCATACTAATCAAAAGGGGAATAAATCAGCAGTCTCGATAACAACAATATGACCAAGGAGCAAACTCAAATGAAGATTGAGAGCACAACTATCCACGTATGAAGGTGAAATTTCCTCGCTGGGAGAACAACGATCCGATTGGATGGATTTCAAgggttgaaaaatattttcgctTCCACAGTACATCGGACAATGCAAAGGTAGAACTAGCATCTATAAACTTCGAAGGTGATGTCATCCAATGGTATGACTAGCTTGAAGCATGCCATAGACCTCCAAAATGGGAGGAATTCAAAAAAGAACTCATCAATTGATTTGGTCCCTCCGGTTATGAGAATGTTGATGGAGAATTGGCCAAAATTCGACAGACTTCAGCCATACTAGAGTACCAAGGAAGATTCGAGTGACTCTCTAATCGAACTTGTGATTGGTCAGAAAAGCAACTACTAGGCATTTTTATTGAAGGACTTCACCTTGATATACGATGAGAAGTAAAAATGAATCAACCCTGCACCATGAAGGCTGCCTTATCCTTTGCACGACTACAAGAAGAGAAGATTaatgaggaaggaagaagaaataacaAGGTAATTCATGAAAACCCATCACATGATTCAACACCCCGTAGATTGACAAAAGAAGAGATCAAGGAAAGGAAGGCAAAGGGATTATGCTGGCATTACGATGAAAAGTGGCACCGTGGTCATCAATGCAAGCAAAAGAGGATACTAATGAttgaaccaatagagaactctgaggaagaagatgatttcgATGAAGGTGAAACACAAATAATATCAACAAAATACAAGATGACTCTATGGCAATATCAGTacatgccttagaaggactacaaACTCCGCAAACAATGACGGTAAAATGATTCATTAAAAAAGAAACCAGTAATGATACTTATAGATTTAGGAAGCACCAACAATTTTCTAGACTCAACCTTAGCAAGAAggcttaaacaaaaaataaagcGAGCATCTGCATTTGATGTTAAGGTGGCGGATGGAAGATCACTTATAAGTCTAGGAAAATGCGAAGGTATTAAAGTTTTCTTACTAAATTATGAATTAATCACAGATCTTTTTCTTCTACCTCTGGATGGATGTGATGTTGTACTTAGAGCACAATGGTTGAGAACATTAGGAGACATAATATGAAATTTCTCTCAACTAATAATGCGCTCCCAAgatcaaggaaaagaagtttgcaTCAGAGGCAAGAGACAAGATACTATCACATCAATCAGTAGTTATCAGGCAGAGCGGTTATTAAAGAAAGATTGCTCCATTTTTCTCATGCAACTCTCCATCAAAAAGGATCCTAAAGGTATCTCATATACCCCTCCAGAATTAGAGAcacttctttcaaaattttctatgatAATTGCTGAGCCAAAGGGATTTCCTCCATCACGTTTACATGATCATCGTATACCTCTAATATCGGGGAGTGCACCAACATATGTTACGCCTTATCGCTACCCTTACATATAGAATGAGGTAATTGAGAAGATTGTACAAGAGATGCTTCAAGCTGGTATTGTTCGCCCAAGTGTAAGCCCGTATTCTTCTCCAGTACTACTTGTGCAAAAGAAAGATGGAAGTTGGCAAATGTGTGTAGATTATCAGACACTCAATAAAATTACAGTGAAAGATAAGTACCCCACCCCCATCATTGATAAATTACTTGATGAATTCAGAGGTTCCtcattcttctaaaaattggatcTTCGCTCAGGCTTTCATTAGATAAGGATCTATCAGACGGACATTCCAAAAATAACCTTTCGGACTCATGATGGTCATTATGAATTTTTAGTCATGCCTTTCAGTTTAACTAATGCACTTTCTACATTCCAAAGTTTGATGAATGATATCTTCGGGTCTTATCTCAGCaagtttgttttgattttctttgatGATACCCTTGTTTATAGTTCATCATTCGAAGATCATTTGCATTACCTTTATAAAGTACTCACTCTTTTACGTGAGCATTCTCTTTTTTTGAAAAGACCTGTTGCTTATCGGTTGGAGTTTCCACAAGATTCTAAAATACACCTTGTATTTCACGTTTCTTGTTTAAAGAAGAAACTAGGCGATAAATTTACTCCTCAACAACACCCTACTGAAGTGAATTCAGATGGTGAAGTTAAATTTCAACATTATGCTATTTTAGAAAGGAGACTCGTGAAGAAGAACAATCAAGCAACAGTTGAGCTATTAATTCAATGGAACAATTTATCTATCGATGATGCAACATGGGAATTATATGATACCATTCAAGAAAAATTTTCAGAGTTTATTGATAAACAACCTTGAGGACAAGGTTGTTTTGAAGGGCGGTGGAATGATAAGAtcctttaatggatctattcaaataaatcctttaactttatttcctttaagttttagactttttcttttttcttctagataagttttaataagacattttctcttgaaaatgtatttttattttatttttcttttagaccttttcttttgaaaaggtagtttaggtctctatttaaagagacgttatgTAACTTTGAAAGACAGGTAAtttcccttttaattaatcaatttcgttTGATTATTAGAGGCCGATCTCCTCGAAGCGACCACCCTATCCCCCTTTTCCCTTTACTTTTTCGATTTTTTCATGTGATAGGCCCCTGGGTTCCTATCAAAAGTTCGATCTCCTTGTTTGTTACTTCTCCTCTTCGAGAAGCAATGTCGGCGCCCCACCTTCTTGTAGAATTTTGGAAGGCATAGCTCCTTGTTGAGAGCTATTAGACATTCCCTTGTGAAGGGTAATTGGCAACCCCTTCCTCATCTTCAAGGAAGACGTTTCGACCGTCTCGACGAAAAATGACACTTGATCTCTAGTGcgatcaagtgttggaaagagGACTCCGATCGTGGATCGGATTAGACGAAGGAAGTATGAGCTCGTGACAACAACGAGGAGCTATTTCGCTACAGCCGGAATAGTTGGAGTCATCCTCACATAGGCTGTTTGGAAGGTATGTTTATTCTTGTACTATAATTCATATGTATATTAATGcatgttaatagttttatttatatgcttaaatgatctaatatgtttattttaaatagtttatcatatataaataaaatgattaagtTAACATTATATGAATCAATCACATGATAGTGTATCTTTGTTATGCTTTTAGGATCTTACTTATATGGTTAGATTATAATGCATGTTTAGATAAAAATCATACTTAtgtttgttttaaaaatcatacgaacactcctttgatttaattgttaaatcacaaataaaattttaaatttctactGTGCAAAAGAGTATAGAAACATGATCACCGAATTTCGAATTCgggtcccaacagtggtatcagagccaggttatcaTTGTTTATCGTATGGACTTTAAGACAAAAGTAAATATGTTCGTGTTAATTAGTTTGATCACGTAAAGTATTTGGTAACATATTATGGTGAAACATGATTTTACCTATAATAATTGGTTTACCAAAATTGATTATAGataaattgatttatcaatttagttgataatcttgtggttaaatttaaataattaacaaGAAGCATAAgtttatcaattaattaattgttaattaattgatataaaatatttgatattatGCATACAATGCAAAAAGGATGATCAAATGGCTCTCACTGATTGCTTATCcttaaaatatgatatatttgatatatattaTTAGATATATGTATGTATGTTATTTTATAACATAGTTGCTTGAATCCAACAAacatacataaaacatattatatcttCCGAGTGatgatataaatatttaaattaaaattcctcattttgaATATGATTCAAATTTTATATCAAGCcataaagggaaaaataaaagagtataATTTTCACTGCCTTCCATCAGCGGTGGTTGCATGATTAATGCTACCCGCAGTCAGTGTCTGGCTCATATCATTGGGGAGGCCTGAACGTCGGAAAGCTTTGTCTTCCACTAACATAAATGATGTGGATTGGGTGGAACTCCCATGACTTTGGCTCATATCATTGAGGGAATGCATGGCGACCATCCATTACAATATAACATTGATGGGTCAACTTGACATGCAAAGATAATCGGCGTCATATTATTGGGCCCTTATCAAACGTGAGGTGAATTACATAGAGGTTGCATATGATGTAATTGAGTTCTACCTTTTGGGAATTATGATCGGCTGATATCATTCAGGGATCACAATTGGCTAATTTGGCTCTATGCACTCACTAAGGAAATATAATTTCCCGTTTCCATTAGAGGGTGATGGAAATGTCAAAATAGTGAGAGGTAATTCAAAATATAAAAGTCCACATATTTTATCTTATGcattatttaaaattatcagTAATATTAATTATCTATTTTTATTTCAGTATATTTTCAATATGGCATCTTGGAATCCACTATCTGTGATACTTGATCAGAGTAAATTAACTGGACCTAACTATTCTGACTGGCTAAGATATTTAAAGATTATTTTGGCATCTGAAAAGATTTCATATATATTGGATAAGGCACCTCCAAAAGAGGCTCCTGTTAATGTCACCCCTAATGAGTTGGAAAAGCTTGAAAAATGGTCGTACCATAATCTTCAAGCAAGATGTTATATGTTGGCTTCAATGTTAAATGGACTACAAAGGCTGTTTGAGGAGACTATGGATGCTAAAGATATTCACATACACCTACAAGAGTTGTATGGTGCACAGACTCGTTCAGTCAGGCACGCGACTGTCATAGAGCTCATGATGGCTCGTATGCGAGATGGGACTTCGCTCCATGAGCATGGAGTTAAGATGATTGGGCTTATTGAAAAGTTGGTGAACCTTGACTTGGTTATTCCATATGAGCTATCGACAAACAACATATTGTTGTCTCTCCCCTCCTCATTTGACAATTTTGTGGTTAACTTCAATATGAATAAGCTAGAGGCTACCCTTGAAAAGCTAGTCAATATCCTTGCAAATTATGAAGCAACCATGAAAAAGAAAACATCTGTTTTCCTTGTGGGTTCATCTTCTGGATCCAAGAAAGGAcccaagaaaaagggaaagaagtgTTCTACCCCTATGTAGAAAATTAAGCCTAATAAGAAGCCAAGGCCCACAAAACCTAATCAGTCAGAAAATGTTTGTTTCCACTACAATAAGCTTGGACATTGGAGGTGCAATTGTAAGGAGTATCTTGCTCAGGAGCGTTCTAACAAAGGTATGCTCTATATAGAAGTTAACGTCTCTATTAATTAtatttcttgggtattggatactaGCTGTGGTTCTCATCTTTGCAATGATTTGCAGATGATGATAAGAAGTAAAAGACTCAGAGAGGGTGAGACCTTCTTGAAACTTGGGAACGGAGCAAGAGTTGCTGCGAAAGCTATAGGAGACATTACTTTGATCTTGAGCAATGATTTTAAGTTGTATTTAAGAGATATTTTATATGTTCCAgacttagttaaaaacattgtttctatttttaTGCTTGATAGATGTGGTTATTCTTGTCTTTTTGCAAAAGGTGTTTGCAATATTTACAAGGATGAATGTTTGATTGGGACTGATGAATTAGAAAATGATCTCTATAACTTAAAACTGAAAGATATCCCAGTAAACAATATACAAGTGCAATcaacaacaaagaaaagaaaaaaagatagTACAAATCAAGCACACATATGACATGCTAGACTAGGTCATATTTCTCAAAGAAGGATGACTTAGTTAGTAAGTGAAGGATTGTTTGATTCCTCGGATATAAATTACCTACGAACTTGTGAATCCTGTctgaaaggaaaaatgactaaaatatcttttaaaggtCAAGTGGAACGTGCGCATGATATGTTGGATTTGATCCATACTGATGTGTGTTCTCCATTAAGTGTTAGCACGAAACATGGCCATTActatttcattacttttactgatttCTATTCACGGTATGGGTATATATATTTGATGAAATataagtctgaatcttttgaaaagttcaaagagttTAGAAATAAAGTAGAAAAATAACTAGGAAAAAGTATTAAGaagcttcgatcagatcgaggtggagaatacttgagTATAGAGTTTAAGGACTATCTAAAAGAGAATGAGATTCTCTCAGGGTGGACTCCTCCTGCAACACCACAGCTTAATGGTATAGAAGAACGTCGTAATCGAACGCTGATGGACATGGTTTAATCTATGATGGGATTCACTAATTTACCGCCATCGTTTTGGGGCTATGCACTCGAAACTGCAGCAATGTTGTTAAATAAAGTTCGTTCAAAAGCAGTAGAAAAGATACCATATGAAATATGGATgggaaacccccccccccccccaattatTCATACTTGAAAATATGGGGATGTCCTGCTTATGAGAAGCAGACAGTGGGAGACAAACTGGATAGTAGATCCACTTTATGTTATTTTGTGGGGTATCCATAGAACTCTGTTGGATATTATTTCTATAATCCCAAGAAAACAGAAGTCATTGTTTCAAGAAATGCCACCTTCTTAGAaaaggagtttctattagataGAAAATGTGGGATGATAGAACTAGAAGAGGTTCGAGATGATTCCACGACTAATATAATAGAGCCCACACCCCAACAGTCAGTAGAACAAGTACACACTTTAAGGAGATCAAATAGGGTCTCAAGACTACCTATGAGGTATGGTCTACTTCTTGAAGGAAATCAGGATGATCTTAATTATGGATGTGATCCAAGATCCTTTAAGGAAGCGATAGATGATATCGACTCGAtgcaatggctagaagccatgaaacCCGAAATGGACTCTATGTACTCAAACCAAGTTTGGTCAATAGTGGATCCACCTGAAGGAATTGTTCCCATAGGATGCAAATGGATTTACAAGAGGAAACTTGGAGTTGATGGAAAGGTATTGACCTTCAAAGATAGATTGGTGGCAAAAGGATATAATCAAAGACAaagaattgactatgatgaaactttttcaccagccgcaaagcttaagtatataaacttCATAGATcaatttatggtctcaaacaagcgtTGAGAAGTTGGAACCTCAGATTTGATGATACAATTAGacagtttaattttattaaaaatcccgAGGAACCATGTGTgtacaagagggttagtgggagTGCAGTGACATTCCTAATACTGTATGTTGATGACattctactcattgggaatgatgtAGGAATGCTTCAGTTAACAAAAGTATGGTTAGCCAGTAGATTTTCCATTAAGGATTTGGGTGAAGCATCTTATGTATTGGAAATACAGATCTGTAGAGATAGATCAAAGAGGATACTGGGGTTGACCCAATCAACATATATAGATACCATACTTAGAAGATTCTCAATAGAAGAATCTAAGAGAGGATACTTATCAATATGTCATGGTATAACTTTATCCAAGTCTATGTGCCCTAAGATAGACGAAGAGATAGAAATGATGACACGCATTCCCTATGCGTCTGCCATTGGTAGTATCATATATATACGATATCTACAAGACCTAATATAGCATATGCTCTGAGTGTCACGAGCCGATATCAGTCAAACCCTGGTCCATTGCACTGAAAGCTATGAaagatattcttaagtacttacgaaggactaagaaTTTGTTCATGACATATGGGGTAGGAGAATTAAAATTGGAAGGCTACACTGACTCTATCTCCCAATCAGATGTGGATGATTCGAAATCAACCTCTGGATATGTATTCACATTGAATGGTGGTGCGGTCTCTTGGAAGAGTTCCAAACAAGACACAATTGCGGATTCCACCACAGAGGAAGAATACATtgcagcttcagaagcaacaaaggaggcagtttggattagaAATTTCATCCAAGAGCTTGGTGTTATTCCAAATGGAGTTGATCCAGTACCAGTTCACTGTGACAATACTAGTGTTATTGCATAAGCAAAGGAACCAAGATCTCATCATCGGTTCAAACATATACTGAGAAACTTCCACATCATCAGAGAGATTATGGGAATAGGTAACATTATAGTTGAGAAAGTTCCCTTTGCAGATAATATTGTTGATCCACTTACAAAGCCCTTGCCAGGACCAGCATTTGAAAAACATCGTGAACTGATGGGTTTAAAACTAGTGAGTAGTTGGCATTAGGGCAAGTGGGAGTTTGATAGAGTAGATGCCCTGCAAAGCCAACTGTTGGCTAGGGATTTATAGACTCTTGTAAATAAAcaacctttattttaatataattcaatttagtttggcattactttatctttatacccatgatatatgcatagataaagtccttgaatatactatagtgagatgtggtggtacatatgatggtcatcatgaaatacatcaatattcactGTATATTCTAAATTTGTTCCTAATCAATTGAGCCGCCtaataaataaggataaaagGTTGTTTGAGTTAGAGACTAGCATCTATGATGTAGTGTACCATGTTTCATTGGTAAGGACATAGAGATGTTCAAATATACAAATGGGTGATCATATGATGAGTTCATCGAGCATCCCTCACACAGACTTTCCAACTAGTTATCATTTATCGAGTGGATAAGTCTTTGGTTGTGGTTGTACACTAGTAGTCCTTATGACCCAGGGCAATActtgttagaatatatactaaaagcctatctttttgtataaacatttattttgaaatgagaatcacattggtcaaatgtttgcatttagttaaatacagttatccattaaatttatattgtagataacatggtgtgtggtgtcacacagaagatcatgttatcagttctttataaattataaatagtagctc includes these proteins:
- the LOC121997857 gene encoding uncharacterized protein LOC121997857; protein product: MASWNPLSVILDQSKLTGPNYSDWLRYLKIILASEKISYILDKAPPKEAPVNVTPNELEKLEKWSYHNLQARCYMLASMLNGLQRLFEETMDAKDIHIHLQELYGAQTRSVRHATVIELMMARMRDGTSLHEHGVKMIGLIEKLVNLDLVIPYELSTNNILLSLPSSFDNFVVNFNMNKLEATLEKLVNILANYEATMKKKTSVFLVGSSSGSKKGPKKKGKKCSTPM